Proteins co-encoded in one Nicotiana sylvestris chromosome 7, ASM39365v2, whole genome shotgun sequence genomic window:
- the LOC104224331 gene encoding probable E3 ubiquitin-protein ligase LOG2 has protein sequence MGNMGSSGVNGRRRSSSRRSHPPPPPPPQPPQPEISANRYVFAAATPYPAQYPNPNAPPYYQYPGYYPPPPPAMPVPLPAPYDHHHRMDNHPGHANWVNGPGRYPCGPMMPPPAPYVEHQKAVTIRNDVNLKKETLRIEPDEDNPGKYLVAFTFDATVPGSMTVIFFAKEGEDCCLTPMKESLLPPVTFEFQKGLAQKFRQPSGTGIDLSMFEEVELSKDGEADVYPLAVKAEASPDSHSGSEDGSAAAGSTNSQITQAIFEKDKGEYHVRVVKQILWVNGMRYELQEIYGIGNSVESDFDGNDPGKECVICLSEPRDTTVLPCRHMCMCSGCAKVLRFQTNRCPICRQPVERLLEIKVSEGAEE, from the exons ATGGGTAATATGGGAAGCAGTGGTGTGAACGGCCGGCGACGGAGCAGTAGCCGGAGGAGCCATCCACCACCGCCTCCACCACCACAACCTCCGCAGCCGGAGATAAGCGCGAACCGGTACGTATTCGCGGCGGCCACACCTTATCCTGCTCAATACCCAAACCCTAATGCTCCGCCGTATTatcaatacccgggttactatcCGCCGCCCCCGCCGGCGATGCCCGTGCCGTTACCGGCTCCTTATGATCATCATCATAGGATGGACAACCACCCGGGTCATGCTAATTGGGTTAACGGGCCGGGGCGGTACCCGTGTGGGCCGATGATGCCTCCGCCTGCACCATATGTGGAGCATCAAAAAGCTGTGACAATAAGAAATGATGTTAATTTGAAGAAGGAGACTTTAAGGATTGAGCCTGATGAAGATAACCCTGGCAAATACCTTGTGGCTTTCACTTTTGATGCCACTGTTCCTGGGAG CATGACTGTCATTTTCTTTGCAAAAGAAGGTGAAGATTGTTGCTTGACTCCTATGAAGGAAAGCTTGCTTCCACCAGTAACTTTTGAGTTTCAAAAAGGTTTAGCTCAGAAGTTTAGGCAACCTTCCGGAACTGGCATTGATCTTTCAATGTTTGAAGAAGTAGAATTGTCCAAAGATGGTGAGGCGGATGTGTATCCACTTGCTGTTAAGGCGGAGGCATCACCAGATAGCCACAGTGGATCAGAGGATGGGAGTGCAGCGGCAGGGTCCACTAATTCACAGATTACTCAAGCAATTTTCGAAAAGGACAAAGGTGAGTACCATGTTAGGGTGGTGAAGCAAATCCTCTGGGTCAATGGCATGAGGTATGAATTGCAAGAGATATATGGGATTGGTAATTCAGTTGAAAGCGACTTTGATGGAAATGATCCCGGGAAAGAATGTGTGATATGCCTCTCTGAACCTCGGGACACTACTGTACTTCCATGTCGGCACATG TGTATGTGCAGCGGATGTGCAAAGGTTTTGAGGTTCCAGACAAATCGCTGTCCTATTTGTCGGCAGCCAGTTGAGCGCCTCTTGGAGATCAAGGTTAGCGAAGGTGCTGAAGAGTAA